The following are encoded in a window of Rhizobium sp. WYJ-E13 genomic DNA:
- a CDS encoding isoprenylcysteine carboxylmethyltransferase family protein — MQDAAPDLGRRAAIANAKFLVALAVIVFLAAGTLAYWQGWLFLADFAAWSAGSSVYFYYRDPALLEKRLRAGPAAETDPVQKRIQLFTSVVMIALILVSVLDYRFGWLTVPVWVVISGNLLISAGFAYFVVVLRENSFASATIQVSEDQKVVSTGPYALVRHPMYAAVLPLASGIPLALGSWWGLIIVPLIFIGLILRLTDEEGHLRRGLLGYEDYCRKVRYRLFPGLW, encoded by the coding sequence ATGCAGGATGCAGCACCCGATCTCGGCCGCAGGGCCGCCATAGCCAACGCCAAGTTTCTCGTGGCCCTCGCAGTCATTGTGTTCCTGGCGGCGGGCACGCTCGCCTATTGGCAGGGCTGGCTCTTCCTCGCCGATTTCGCCGCCTGGTCGGCCGGATCATCGGTCTATTTCTACTATCGCGACCCGGCACTTCTGGAAAAGCGCTTGCGCGCCGGGCCGGCCGCCGAAACGGACCCGGTCCAGAAGCGCATCCAGCTCTTCACCAGCGTCGTAATGATCGCCCTCATCCTGGTTTCGGTACTCGATTACCGCTTCGGCTGGTTGACCGTTCCGGTATGGGTGGTGATTTCAGGCAATCTGCTGATCTCGGCAGGCTTCGCTTACTTCGTGGTCGTCCTCAGGGAAAACTCCTTCGCCTCGGCGACGATCCAGGTCTCCGAAGACCAGAAGGTCGTCTCCACAGGGCCTTACGCGTTGGTGCGCCACCCCATGTACGCCGCCGTCCTGCCGCTTGCATCCGGCATCCCGCTTGCCCTCGGTTCCTGGTGGGGCCTTATCATCGTGCCGCTGATCTTCATCGGCCTGATCCTGCGCCTCACCGACGAGGAAGGCCACCTGCGCCGGGGCCTGCTCGGCTATGAGGATTACTGCCGCAAGGTGAGATACCGGCTCTTTCCCGGCCTCTGGTGA
- a CDS encoding O-methyltransferase, producing MDEKVLDVLHSYHRRIDEERRSPRQDAPGGRDGGQDQRMRAVGPETGRFLNILVRSLTAPTILELGTSFGYSGIWLAEAARATGGRVITMEVHGYKSAYAQAMAEKAGLAEHIDFRVGDAVSMIRELRGKVDFVLVDLWKDLYLPCLEAFYPKLNAGAIIVADNMIYPATEDVKIYARAIRARLGITSVLLPVGSGLEVSRYERA from the coding sequence CTGGATGAGAAAGTTCTCGATGTCTTGCATTCCTATCACCGGCGAATCGATGAGGAGCGCCGCAGTCCGCGCCAGGATGCGCCGGGAGGACGCGATGGCGGGCAGGATCAGAGGATGCGGGCAGTCGGGCCGGAGACTGGGCGGTTCCTGAATATCCTCGTCCGCAGCCTGACGGCGCCGACGATTCTCGAACTCGGTACCTCCTTCGGTTATTCCGGCATCTGGCTTGCAGAGGCCGCGCGGGCGACCGGCGGGCGGGTGATCACCATGGAAGTGCATGGTTATAAATCCGCCTATGCACAGGCGATGGCGGAGAAGGCCGGGCTTGCCGAGCATATCGATTTCCGGGTGGGCGATGCGGTCTCCATGATCCGCGAACTGCGGGGCAAGGTGGATTTCGTCCTCGTCGATCTCTGGAAGGATCTCTATCTGCCATGCCTCGAAGCCTTCTATCCGAAGCTCAATGCCGGCGCGATCATCGTTGCCGACAACATGATTTATCCTGCCACCGAAGACGTGAAGATCTATGCCCGGGCTATCAGAGCCAGGCTCGGCATCACCAGCGTGCTGCTGCCGGTCGGATCGGGGCTGGAGGTCAGCCGTTACGAGCGGGCGTGA
- a CDS encoding PhzF family phenazine biosynthesis protein yields the protein MALSYSVYDVFTDTKLAGNPLAVIFDGEGLGDAAMQAIASEMNLSETVFVQQADNPAYTARIRIFTPGRELPFAGHPTVGTAIALAEKAHGAGSLDLVSVLEENVGPVRCAVRLREGEASFAEFDLPRKSQQIQLSLDKAGIADALSLKTTEIGFENHVPSIWSAGVPFLMVPVHDVGAARRLEFDPQLWEKTVPFVDGALASAYIYCRGGVNHVAKFHARMFASGMGISEDPATGSAAAALSGAINHFDRLTDGHYPVLIEQGVEMGRPSFIHLHMDIEGGTISNARIGGQAVRIATGTLDL from the coding sequence GTGGCGTTAAGCTACAGCGTCTATGACGTGTTCACCGACACCAAGCTTGCCGGCAATCCGCTGGCTGTGATCTTCGACGGCGAGGGACTTGGCGATGCCGCCATGCAGGCAATCGCCAGCGAAATGAACCTGTCCGAAACGGTTTTCGTGCAGCAGGCCGACAATCCCGCCTATACGGCGCGTATCCGCATCTTCACGCCCGGCCGCGAATTGCCTTTTGCCGGCCATCCCACGGTTGGTACGGCGATTGCGCTGGCGGAGAAGGCGCATGGAGCAGGATCACTCGACCTCGTTTCGGTGCTGGAGGAAAATGTCGGCCCGGTGCGCTGCGCCGTCAGGCTTCGGGAAGGCGAGGCGAGCTTTGCCGAATTCGACCTGCCGCGCAAATCCCAGCAGATCCAGCTTTCGCTCGACAAGGCCGGCATTGCCGACGCGCTGTCGCTGAAGACGACCGAGATCGGCTTCGAGAATCACGTGCCGTCGATCTGGAGCGCCGGCGTTCCCTTCCTCATGGTGCCGGTCCACGACGTCGGTGCGGCCAGGCGGCTGGAGTTCGATCCGCAGCTCTGGGAAAAGACCGTACCCTTCGTCGATGGCGCGCTCGCTTCGGCCTATATCTACTGTCGCGGCGGCGTGAACCATGTCGCCAAGTTCCATGCCCGCATGTTTGCAAGCGGCATGGGCATTTCCGAGGATCCGGCGACCGGCTCGGCGGCGGCTGCTCTCTCAGGCGCGATCAACCATTTCGACCGGCTGACGGACGGGCATTACCCTGTTCTCATCGAGCAGGGCGTGGAGATGGGCCGCCCGTCCTTCATTCATCTACATATGGATATCGAAGGCGGGACCATTTCGAATGCCCGGATCGGCGGCCAGGCGGTTCGGATTGCGACCGGCACGCTCGACCTTTGA
- a CDS encoding NUDIX hydrolase — MTPNFSEDLSAFPPEQTVFPIAGTNLRVLDGDHPLLTANRASIRENWEREIAVNPALFDGRMVLQHRLKLSEDGIASEAHTVPFSTFMWWRRQPERKGAIHLFAYPVLESSDGALVAIRMGEHTANPGQVYFAAGSLEPEDVVDGRCDIDSNMAREVMEETGLDLADAVAGEGLHASHIRRSVSIFKLFRFDMTADEMVDFISRHMLVAEDKEISGAVAIRTANPKAQPYNAAMLPIIDWYFAGK; from the coding sequence ATGACACCAAATTTTTCAGAAGACCTTTCAGCCTTTCCGCCGGAACAGACGGTTTTTCCGATTGCCGGCACCAATCTGCGCGTACTTGACGGGGATCATCCGCTGCTGACAGCCAACAGGGCGTCGATCCGCGAGAACTGGGAGCGGGAGATCGCTGTCAATCCGGCGCTCTTCGACGGCCGCATGGTGCTGCAGCACCGGCTGAAGCTTTCCGAAGACGGGATTGCGAGCGAGGCCCACACCGTTCCCTTCTCGACCTTCATGTGGTGGCGCAGGCAGCCGGAGCGGAAGGGCGCCATCCATCTCTTCGCCTATCCGGTGCTCGAATCATCCGACGGCGCGCTGGTCGCGATCCGCATGGGAGAGCATACGGCCAATCCCGGCCAGGTCTATTTCGCCGCCGGTTCGCTGGAGCCCGAGGATGTCGTTGACGGGCGTTGTGATATCGACAGCAACATGGCCCGCGAAGTGATGGAGGAGACGGGCCTCGATCTCGCCGATGCCGTTGCGGGCGAGGGGTTGCATGCCAGCCACATCCGCCGCTCGGTCTCGATCTTCAAGCTCTTCCGCTTCGATATGACGGCCGATGAGATGGTCGATTTCATTAGCCGGCACATGCTGGTTGCCGAGGACAAGGAAATATCAGGTGCGGTCGCGATCCGCACGGCCAATCCGAAGGCTCAGCCTTACAATGCCGCGATGCTGCCGATCATCGACTGGTATTTCGCGGGCAAGTAG
- a CDS encoding ABC transporter ATP-binding protein, which translates to MAKLILNQVAKDFGTGRAAVSGFSLDVREGGFLALLGPSGCGKTTVLRMIAGFETPSDGSIHLGERLLADAAQSLPPERRNMAMVFQSYALWPHMSVADNVGYPLKVRGISGEAYKTKVREALSTVRLVDYAERRPADLSGGQRQRVALARCLVTSPDVVLLDEPLANLDRHLKQEMEETFREFHQRSGATMIYVTHDQSEAMALATDVAVMSEGRLLQVAPPAEIYARPEGRMVGGLIGRGAIVTLPVMGGERQLEWDELEGALHAANTDGADILVRPEDVIIGGEGAPATVESALFEGERYAVKLMLGNGQALRAYSRVAVVPDEAVHVVIRTGWRL; encoded by the coding sequence GTGGCGAAGCTGATCCTCAATCAGGTGGCCAAGGATTTCGGCACGGGCAGGGCTGCCGTCAGCGGCTTTTCGCTCGATGTGCGCGAGGGCGGCTTCCTGGCGCTGCTCGGCCCGTCGGGCTGCGGCAAGACCACGGTGCTGCGCATGATTGCCGGCTTCGAGACGCCGAGCGATGGTTCCATCCATCTCGGCGAGCGGCTGCTGGCGGACGCCGCGCAATCGTTGCCGCCGGAACGGCGCAACATGGCGATGGTCTTCCAGTCCTACGCGCTCTGGCCGCATATGAGTGTCGCCGACAATGTCGGTTATCCGCTGAAGGTGCGCGGCATCTCCGGCGAAGCTTATAAGACCAAGGTGCGTGAAGCACTGTCGACCGTGCGCCTCGTCGACTATGCCGAGCGGCGGCCGGCCGATCTCTCTGGCGGCCAGCGGCAGCGCGTGGCGCTGGCCCGCTGTCTGGTGACCTCGCCCGATGTCGTGCTGCTCGACGAGCCGCTCGCCAATCTCGACCGGCATCTGAAGCAGGAGATGGAGGAGACGTTCCGCGAGTTCCATCAGCGTTCGGGTGCCACGATGATCTATGTGACGCATGACCAGAGCGAGGCGATGGCGCTCGCAACCGACGTCGCCGTCATGTCCGAGGGGCGGCTGCTGCAGGTGGCGCCGCCGGCGGAGATCTATGCGCGGCCGGAGGGGCGCATGGTCGGCGGGCTGATCGGCCGCGGCGCGATCGTCACGCTGCCGGTCATGGGCGGCGAACGGCAGCTTGAATGGGACGAGCTGGAGGGCGCGCTGCATGCCGCCAATACCGATGGCGCCGATATTCTGGTGCGGCCGGAAGATGTCATCATCGGCGGCGAGGGGGCTCCTGCGACCGTCGAATCCGCGCTCTTCGAGGGTGAGCGTTATGCGGTGAAGCTGATGCTCGGCAACGGCCAGGCACTGCGTGCCTACAGCCGCGTGGCCGTCGTGCCTGATGAGGCGGTGCATGTCGTCATCCGGACCGGCTGGCGGCTATGA
- a CDS encoding iron ABC transporter permease — MQGYVRAGSSQPVWLFPFIVSVVLFLSVLPLARLAVVGISAFANGGVLEVLSDPLVWSAVYYTIVTAIIGTIISLIIGCTFAYLLTLTDIPAKGPLSFFFVLPMMIPPQVTALAWVQMSGPSSPLLKALHIAPPLGSPQPLYSVAGIALLYGVQHAPLVYLALRAGLMTLPRDGVEAARLSGASRLRVFRDIILPLSLPGVIAGAAISFVSCTGNFGIPAILGIPASIFTLPTLIFSKFTAFTGRTFGDVALLSAIIALISVAGLAIQDRALRGRDYRVIGLSGATAAFELGGWKLIFTPLLWIVLFFMLAAPFFALVAGALVPAYGVPLTFKTMTFHAFEEILFRQAVTRTAFVNSLSLASGAAVGLLFVTVLAAYALTRRKDTLSRIVSSLVEIPYSLPGIVMAVCFILVFAAPIPVLNVTLYGTVWIILIAYFSSFFAVSLKPVVSAFHQLDPALEEAARLSGAGFFRRLKDIIVPLIAPAAGASVILVFLIACNELTISALLWSAGTQTLGVAIYNLDDSGSSDLASALSVLVVFMVVAMMLLLELLAKHLPKGVVPWRS, encoded by the coding sequence ATGCAGGGCTATGTACGTGCAGGAAGCAGCCAGCCCGTCTGGCTGTTTCCTTTTATTGTCTCCGTGGTTCTTTTCCTCAGCGTGCTGCCTTTGGCGCGGCTCGCGGTCGTCGGCATTTCCGCTTTCGCCAATGGCGGTGTCCTTGAGGTTCTGTCCGACCCCCTGGTCTGGTCGGCGGTCTATTACACCATCGTCACGGCTATCATTGGCACGATCATCTCGCTGATCATCGGCTGCACCTTCGCCTATCTGCTGACGCTGACGGATATTCCGGCCAAGGGGCCGCTCAGCTTCTTCTTCGTGCTGCCGATGATGATCCCGCCGCAGGTGACGGCGCTTGCCTGGGTGCAGATGTCGGGGCCATCGAGCCCGCTTCTGAAGGCGCTGCATATCGCCCCGCCGCTGGGGTCGCCGCAGCCGCTTTATTCGGTTGCTGGTATTGCGCTGCTCTATGGCGTGCAGCATGCGCCGCTCGTCTATCTGGCGCTGAGGGCAGGGCTGATGACCCTGCCGCGCGACGGGGTGGAGGCGGCAAGACTTTCCGGGGCGTCGCGTCTGCGTGTCTTTCGCGATATCATCCTGCCGCTGTCGCTGCCGGGCGTCATTGCGGGTGCGGCGATTTCCTTCGTTTCCTGCACCGGTAATTTCGGCATTCCGGCCATTCTCGGCATTCCCGCGTCGATCTTCACGCTGCCGACGCTGATCTTTTCCAAGTTCACCGCCTTTACCGGCCGCACCTTCGGCGATGTGGCGCTACTGTCTGCCATCATTGCGCTGATCTCGGTCGCCGGCCTTGCCATCCAGGATCGGGCGTTGCGTGGGCGCGACTACCGCGTCATCGGCCTTTCGGGCGCGACGGCGGCCTTCGAACTCGGCGGGTGGAAGCTCATTTTCACGCCGCTGCTGTGGATCGTACTGTTCTTCATGCTGGCGGCGCCCTTCTTTGCGTTGGTGGCGGGCGCACTGGTGCCGGCTTACGGCGTGCCGCTGACTTTCAAGACCATGACGTTTCATGCCTTCGAGGAGATATTGTTCCGGCAGGCGGTGACGCGCACGGCTTTCGTCAATTCGCTGTCGCTCGCAAGCGGAGCCGCAGTCGGTTTGCTGTTCGTCACGGTGCTGGCCGCCTATGCGCTGACGCGGCGCAAGGATACGCTGTCGCGCATTGTTTCCAGCCTTGTCGAAATACCCTATTCGCTGCCGGGTATCGTCATGGCGGTATGCTTCATCCTTGTGTTCGCGGCGCCGATCCCGGTGCTGAACGTGACGCTTTACGGCACAGTCTGGATCATCCTCATTGCCTATTTCTCCTCCTTCTTCGCCGTCAGCCTGAAGCCTGTGGTCAGCGCCTTCCACCAGCTTGATCCGGCGCTGGAGGAGGCAGCACGGCTTTCCGGCGCCGGCTTCTTCCGGCGGCTCAAGGATATCATCGTGCCGCTGATTGCGCCGGCGGCAGGCGCCTCGGTCATCCTCGTTTTCCTGATCGCCTGCAACGAGCTGACGATCTCGGCGCTGCTCTGGTCGGCGGGTACGCAGACGCTGGGTGTCGCCATCTACAATCTCGACGACAGCGGCAGTTCCGATCTTGCCTCGGCACTTTCGGTGCTCGTCGTCTTCATGGTCGTCGCCATGATGCTGCTCCTGGAGCTTCTGGCGAAACATCTGCCCAAGGGAGTGGTGCCGTGGCGAAGCTGA
- a CDS encoding ABC transporter substrate-binding protein — translation MKTLVSAAALLAASLFAIPASAANLVLYTSQPNEDAQATVDGFMAANPDIKVDWVRDGTPKIMAKLQAEIQAGNPVADVLLIADVVTLERLKEDGKLLAYKSPEAAQYDAALYDADGYYYSTKLITTGIMYNTSAAMKPTSWKDLAKPEAKGLVTMPSPLASGAALIHAQTLAAVPGLGWDFYKSLAENAAVASGGNGVVLKSVASGEKAYGMVVDYLPIREKAKGAPVEFVFPSEGVSAVTEPVGILASAKNADAAKKFVDYVLSEKGQEGFLKLGYIPARNGMKLPAGFPARDTIKVLPINAAEALKNTDKDLKTFTDLFGSK, via the coding sequence ATGAAAACTCTAGTTTCCGCCGCAGCCCTTCTCGCCGCGAGCCTTTTCGCTATCCCGGCTTCCGCCGCCAATCTCGTTCTCTACACCAGCCAGCCGAACGAAGATGCGCAGGCGACCGTCGACGGCTTCATGGCCGCCAATCCCGATATCAAGGTCGACTGGGTGCGCGACGGCACGCCGAAGATCATGGCGAAGCTGCAGGCTGAAATCCAGGCCGGCAACCCGGTTGCGGACGTGCTGCTGATCGCCGACGTGGTGACGCTGGAGCGCCTGAAGGAAGACGGCAAGCTGCTCGCCTACAAATCGCCGGAAGCAGCCCAATACGATGCCGCGCTATATGACGCCGACGGCTACTACTATTCCACCAAGCTGATCACGACCGGTATCATGTACAACACGTCCGCTGCGATGAAGCCGACGAGCTGGAAGGATCTTGCCAAGCCGGAAGCCAAGGGGCTCGTCACTATGCCGAGCCCGCTCGCCTCGGGCGCTGCTCTGATCCATGCCCAGACGCTCGCTGCCGTTCCCGGTCTCGGGTGGGATTTCTACAAGTCGCTCGCCGAGAATGCTGCCGTCGCTTCCGGCGGTAACGGCGTCGTCCTGAAGTCCGTCGCCTCTGGCGAAAAGGCCTACGGCATGGTCGTCGATTACCTGCCGATCCGCGAAAAGGCCAAGGGTGCCCCGGTCGAATTCGTCTTCCCGAGCGAAGGCGTTTCGGCGGTGACCGAGCCGGTCGGCATTCTCGCCAGCGCCAAGAATGCCGATGCCGCCAAGAAGTTCGTCGACTACGTTCTCTCGGAAAAGGGTCAGGAAGGATTCCTGAAGCTCGGCTATATCCCGGCTCGTAACGGCATGAAGCTGCCCGCGGGCTTCCCGGCACGCGACACGATCAAGGTTCTGCCGATCAATGCCGCTGAGGCACTGAAGAATACCGACAAGGACCTGAAGACCTTTACGGATCTTTTCGGTTCGAAATAA
- a CDS encoding aldo/keto reductase: MEYRLLGRSGLKISTVTMGTMTFGGVGWAKTVGDLGVQEARRMVDICLDAGVNLIDTANVYSNGESERIIGEVLGGKRPDGVLLATKARFGMGDGPNDRGLSRYHLIRECEASLQRMKTDVIDLYQVHEWDGQTPLEETMEALDTLIRQGKVRYVGCSNYSGWHIMKALGIANEYKYQRFVSQQIHYTLEARDAEYELLPISIDQGLGVLVWSPLAGGLLSGKHRRDAAAPEGTRQFAGWTEPPIRDENRLWNIVETLVAIGQERGVSAAQVALAWLIGRKAVTSVIIGGRTEAQFKDNLAAAELKLSDDERKRLDDVSVPPVIYPYWHQLNTANERLSEADMELFAPHLKK, encoded by the coding sequence ATGGAATATCGTTTGCTCGGCCGGTCCGGCCTGAAAATTTCCACTGTAACCATGGGCACCATGACCTTCGGCGGCGTCGGCTGGGCAAAGACGGTCGGTGATCTCGGCGTGCAGGAGGCCCGCCGCATGGTCGATATCTGCCTCGATGCCGGCGTCAACCTGATCGATACGGCCAATGTCTATTCCAACGGCGAGTCCGAGCGTATCATCGGCGAAGTGCTCGGCGGCAAGCGCCCTGATGGAGTGCTGCTTGCCACCAAGGCCCGCTTCGGCATGGGCGACGGGCCGAACGACCGCGGCCTGTCGCGTTACCATCTGATCCGCGAGTGCGAGGCAAGCCTGCAGCGCATGAAGACCGATGTCATCGACCTCTATCAGGTCCATGAATGGGACGGCCAGACGCCTCTCGAAGAGACGATGGAAGCGCTCGATACCCTCATCAGACAGGGCAAGGTGCGTTATGTCGGCTGCTCGAACTATTCCGGCTGGCACATCATGAAGGCGCTCGGCATCGCCAACGAATACAAGTACCAGCGCTTCGTCAGCCAGCAGATCCACTATACGCTGGAAGCCCGCGACGCCGAATATGAGCTGCTGCCGATCTCCATCGACCAGGGCCTCGGCGTGCTCGTCTGGAGCCCGCTCGCCGGCGGTCTGCTCTCCGGCAAGCATCGCCGCGATGCCGCAGCCCCCGAGGGCACCCGCCAGTTCGCCGGCTGGACCGAACCGCCGATCCGAGACGAGAACCGCCTCTGGAACATCGTAGAAACACTGGTGGCGATCGGTCAGGAACGTGGCGTTTCCGCAGCCCAGGTGGCGCTTGCCTGGCTGATCGGCCGCAAGGCGGTCACATCGGTCATCATCGGCGGTCGCACCGAAGCCCAGTTCAAGGACAATCTCGCCGCCGCCGAGCTGAAGCTTTCGGATGACGAGCGCAAGCGCCTCGATGATGTCAGCGTGCCGCCGGTCATCTACCCCTACTGGCACCAGCTCAACACCGCCAATGAGCGCCTGAGCGAAGCCGATATGGAACTCTTCGCACCGCACCTGAAGAAGTAA
- a CDS encoding DUF2278 family protein: MLRNYKVLKGTASALALDDDNDPHIEIRIEAGGVSYRIAVNVRSKESPHDLLYANVMDFQHAELTAALAALPMGLTDIRGDRKDLAIDYARGGMIEREDMNVAPFQLDGPKNDLRDFIEPIVQEGIADKSIHFYAFGEAWGPEKNKPDEYFGFEPGNGIHDIHMNQGDSGSFSATSGPNQDGALLIHFSDEDHWAAIFLGFQSQNWNTDADTGRPVGDNRGGQGRGEGTRRPQPIVASSLRIVAAMINPVNHPDGTEDETVTLVNRSDVMASIEGWSLEDGEGRRQKLSGSLAPGEFRTIKLDPEDGGPQLANKGGDIILTNADGAVADRVGYGKSETANEGWTTIF, encoded by the coding sequence ATGCTCCGGAATTACAAGGTGCTGAAGGGTACGGCTTCGGCGCTCGCCCTTGACGACGACAACGATCCCCATATCGAAATCCGCATCGAGGCCGGTGGCGTGAGCTATCGCATTGCCGTGAACGTGCGCTCGAAAGAATCGCCGCATGACTTGCTCTACGCCAATGTCATGGATTTCCAGCACGCGGAACTGACGGCCGCGCTCGCCGCCCTGCCGATGGGTCTCACGGATATCAGGGGCGACCGAAAGGATCTGGCGATCGACTATGCGCGCGGCGGCATGATCGAGCGCGAGGATATGAATGTCGCCCCGTTCCAGCTCGACGGACCGAAGAACGACCTGCGCGATTTCATTGAGCCGATCGTGCAGGAAGGCATCGCCGACAAGTCGATTCATTTCTATGCCTTCGGCGAAGCCTGGGGGCCGGAGAAGAACAAGCCGGATGAATATTTCGGTTTCGAGCCCGGCAACGGCATCCACGACATCCATATGAACCAGGGTGACAGCGGCAGTTTCAGTGCAACCAGCGGCCCCAATCAGGACGGCGCGCTGCTGATCCACTTCTCGGACGAAGACCATTGGGCAGCAATCTTCCTCGGTTTCCAGTCGCAGAACTGGAACACCGACGCCGACACCGGCCGTCCCGTCGGCGACAACAGGGGCGGTCAGGGCCGCGGCGAAGGCACCCGCCGTCCGCAGCCGATCGTCGCCTCGTCGCTGCGCATCGTCGCTGCCATGATCAATCCGGTAAACCATCCCGACGGCACGGAGGATGAGACGGTGACGCTCGTCAACCGCTCTGACGTGATGGCATCGATCGAAGGCTGGTCTCTGGAAGATGGCGAAGGCCGCCGTCAGAAGCTCTCGGGTTCGCTTGCTCCAGGCGAATTCCGCACCATAAAACTCGACCCGGAAGATGGCGGCCCGCAGCTCGCCAACAAGGGCGGCGACATCATCCTCACCAATGCCGACGGCGCGGTCGCCGACCGTGTCGGCTACGGCAAGAGTGAAACCGCAAATGAAGGCTGGACGACGATCTTCTGA
- a CDS encoding PLP-dependent aminotransferase family protein: MLDWDAMFATRSSRMRASEIRELLKLLDRPDIISFAGGIPDPALFPDKEFKQAYADIFDSSAVNSALQYSVSEGYKPLREWLVGQMAELGIPCGLDNVFIVSGSQQGLDYLGKLFLSPNDTALVTWPTYLGALQAFNAYEPSYDQLTPGGNRTPDSYREAAAQKGGKVKFAYLSADFSNPTGETVDRDGREKVLKLADELDIAVIEDAAYQSLRYDGDPIPPILALEIAVKGHINDTRTIYCGSFSKTLAPGLRVGFIVANAPVIRKLVLMKQAADLHSSTINQMAISEVAERGFDAQVAKIRAAYSHRRNCMLAALEKYMPEGTSWTKPEGGMFIWVTLPKGMDGAELLAKSLESAKVAFVPGKAFFADGSGANTFRVSFSCATETMIDEGISRLGKLIASEIG, encoded by the coding sequence ATGCTGGACTGGGACGCAATGTTTGCAACGCGCTCGTCACGGATGCGCGCTTCGGAAATCCGCGAGCTTCTGAAACTTCTCGACCGGCCTGACATCATCTCCTTCGCCGGCGGCATTCCGGATCCGGCGCTGTTTCCGGACAAGGAGTTCAAGCAGGCCTATGCGGATATTTTCGACAGTTCGGCCGTGAACTCCGCCCTGCAATATTCAGTTTCCGAAGGCTACAAGCCGCTGCGCGAATGGCTGGTCGGGCAGATGGCGGAGTTAGGCATTCCCTGCGGGCTCGACAATGTCTTCATCGTTTCCGGTTCGCAGCAGGGCCTCGATTATCTCGGCAAGCTCTTCCTCTCGCCCAACGATACAGCGCTCGTCACCTGGCCGACCTATCTCGGCGCGCTGCAGGCCTTCAATGCCTATGAGCCCTCCTACGATCAACTGACGCCGGGCGGCAACCGCACGCCGGACTCCTATCGCGAGGCTGCGGCTCAGAAGGGCGGCAAGGTGAAGTTCGCCTATCTTTCGGCCGATTTCTCCAACCCGACCGGCGAGACCGTCGACCGTGACGGCCGCGAGAAGGTCTTGAAGCTTGCCGATGAACTCGACATTGCCGTCATCGAGGATGCTGCATACCAGTCCCTGCGTTACGATGGCGATCCAATCCCGCCCATCCTGGCGCTGGAGATCGCCGTGAAGGGCCATATCAATGATACGCGCACGATCTATTGCGGCAGCTTCTCCAAGACACTGGCGCCCGGCCTTCGCGTCGGCTTCATCGTTGCCAATGCGCCCGTTATCCGCAAGCTGGTGCTGATGAAGCAGGCGGCCGATCTGCATTCATCGACCATCAACCAGATGGCGATTTCGGAAGTTGCCGAGCGCGGTTTCGATGCGCAGGTCGCCAAGATCAGGGCCGCTTACAGCCATCGCCGCAATTGCATGCTGGCCGCCCTCGAAAAGTATATGCCTGAGGGCACGAGTTGGACGAAGCCGGAAGGCGGTATGTTCATCTGGGTCACGCTGCCCAAGGGCATGGACGGTGCCGAGTTGCTTGCCAAGTCTCTCGAAAGCGCCAAGGTTGCCTTCGTTCCGGGCAAGGCCTTCTTTGCCGATGGTTCGGGCGCCAACACGTTCCGTGTCAGCTTCTCCTGCGCCACTGAGACGATGATTGACGAGGGCATCAGCCGTCTCGGCAAGCTGATCGCCAGCGAGATCGGCTGA